Proteins encoded by one window of Vampirovibrionales bacterium:
- a CDS encoding 30S ribosomal protein S12: MPTISQLVKKARQKAHAKTASPALQSNPQKRGVCTRVYTTTPKKPNSALRKVARVRLTNGYEVSTYIPGIGHNLQEHSVILIRGGRVKDLPGVRYHTIRGALDLAGAKGRMQGRSKYGAKKGAAAQAAAAGKKRK; encoded by the coding sequence TTGCCAACGATTTCGCAACTGGTGAAAAAAGCCCGCCAGAAGGCTCACGCCAAAACCGCTTCGCCCGCCCTGCAAAGCAACCCGCAGAAACGCGGCGTCTGCACCCGCGTCTATACCACGACGCCTAAAAAACCGAATTCGGCGTTGCGCAAAGTCGCCCGCGTTCGCCTGACCAATGGCTATGAAGTCTCCACCTACATTCCGGGCATTGGCCATAACCTGCAAGAGCACTCCGTGATTCTCATTCGCGGCGGTCGGGTTAAGGATCTGCCCGGCGTGCGGTATCACACGATTCGCGGCGCGCTGGATCTTGCCGGCGCCAAAGGCCGGATGCAGGGCCGCAGCAAGTACGGCGCCAAGAAGGGCGCTGCCGCGCAAGCCGCCGCTGCCGGCAAAAAACGCAAATAA
- the rpsG gene encoding 30S ribosomal protein S7, whose product MPRRNRPQRRQIAPDAVYADPQVAKFINRLMQRGKKSVAERIFYDALERLDGKANEAPLEIFRKALGKAKPLVRVKARRVGGSTYQVPMEVREEEGVAIGSRWLIEYAKKRNGKSMAERLSAELLETYLGSTSATMKKRDEVHRMAEANKAFAHYRF is encoded by the coding sequence ATGCCTCGTCGTAATCGCCCCCAACGCCGCCAGATCGCCCCAGACGCCGTCTACGCCGATCCCCAGGTCGCCAAGTTTATTAACCGCCTGATGCAGCGCGGCAAAAAGAGCGTCGCCGAGCGTATCTTCTACGACGCGCTGGAACGGCTCGACGGCAAGGCCAACGAGGCCCCGCTGGAAATTTTCCGCAAGGCCCTGGGCAAAGCCAAGCCGCTGGTGCGGGTCAAAGCGCGTCGCGTCGGCGGATCCACCTATCAGGTGCCGATGGAAGTGCGCGAAGAGGAAGGCGTGGCCATTGGTTCGCGCTGGCTCATCGAATACGCCAAGAAGCGCAACGGCAAATCAATGGCCGAGCGTCTGTCGGCTGAACTGCTCGAAACTTATCTCGGGTCGACCAGCGCCACGATGAAAAAACGCGATGAAGTCCACCGCATGGCCGAAGCCAACAAGGCTTTTGCCCACTACCGCTTCTAA